The stretch of DNA AGTGCCGCGACCGTGCGCGCGATCGAGGATGCGATCCTGACCCGCGCCCGTCAGCTACGTGTGGCCGACAACCGGCTATAGGCCCTTTCCGCGCATCACTTTCCGCTTTATCACACGCGCCGGGCCCCACGCCCGGCGTTTGCACATTCAGGACCAGACCATGGCACCCTATACCCCATCCGAGATCGAAGCCCGCTGGCAGGCCGCCTGGGACGAGGCCGGCGTGTTCCAGGCCACGCGCAGTGCTGACAAGCCCAAGTATTACGTGCTTGAGATGTTCCCGTATCCGTCGGGGCGCATCCATATGGGTCACGTGCGCAACTATACGATGGGCGATGTGATCGCCCGCTACAAGATGTCGACGGGCCACAACGTGCTGCATCCGATGGGTTGGGATGCGTTCGGGATGCCCGCCGAGAATGCCGCCATGGCCATTGGCGGTCATCCGAAGACGTGGACCTATGACAACATCGCCGACATGCGTGGCCAGATGAAGCCGTTGGGCCTGTCCATCGACTGGAGCCGCGAGTTCGCCACCTGTGACCCGGAGTATTACGGCCAGCAGCAGGCGCTGTTTCTGGACATGCTTGAGGCCGGACTGGTCTACCGCAAGAACGCGCAGGTGAACTGGGACCCGGTCGACATGACCGTGCTGGCCAACGAGCAGGTCATTGATGGCAAGGGGTGGCGGTCGGGCGCCGAGGTCGAGCGCCGCGCGTTGACGCAGTGGTTTTTCAAGATTTCCGATATGGCCGGGGAGTTGAAGGACGCGTTGAGCGGGCTTGAGAACTGGCCCGCCAAGGTGCGTCTGATGCAGGAGAACTGGATCGGCGAGAGCCGCGGCATCGAGATCACCTTTGACCGTACGGATGGGAATGGCACCATCCAGTGCTATTCGACCCGCCCTGATACCATGCGCGGTGCGTCGTTTATTGCCGTGGCCCCGGACCATCCGGTGGCGAAGGCGCTTGAGGCGGACAACCCCGACCTCGCGGCCTTTGTCGACGCGTGCCGGAAGATGGACACGACCGAGGCGGCCATGGAAAAGGCCGAGAAGAAGGGTGTCGATACCGGTCTGCGCGTCAAGCACCCCGTCTATGCCGATGTCGAGCTGCCCGTGTGGATCGGGAATTTCGTGCTGATGGATTATGGCACCGGCGCCGTTTTTGGCTGTCCGGCCCATGACCAGCGTGATCTGGACTTTGCCCGCAAGTACGGGTTGCCGGTGCAGAATGCGTTTTACATGCCGGGCGCCGAGGTTGAGGTGGGGGATGAGGCCCTGGTGCCAGCCAAGACGGAGCCGGTTGTCTATATCGACCACTTCGCGGGCATTGCCGAGGCGACGAGCCAGCAGGGCATCGACGCCACCATCGACTATTTCGAGGCGCATGGTCTGGGTCAGGGCCAGGTGCAGTACCGGTTGCGTGACTGGGGCCTGAGCCGCCAGCGTTATTGGGGGTGTCCCATTCCCGTCGTGCATTGCGACGATTGCGGCGTGGTGCCCGAGAAGACCGAAAACCTGCCGGTCGAACTGCCCGATGACGTGACTTTCGACATCCCCGGCAACCCGCTGGACCGCCACCCGACCTGGCGCGACGTGCCCTGCCCGGCCTGCGGCAAACCCGCCCGGCGCGAGACGGACACGATGGACACCTTTGTCGATTCGTCCTGGTACTTTGCCCGCTTCACCGCGCCCCGGGCGGACAAGCCCACTGATCTGGACGACGCGGCCTACTGGATGAATGTGGACCAGTATATCGGCGGGATCGAACACGCGATCCTGCACCTGCTCTACTCCCGCTTCTTCTCGCGCGCGATGCGGATCACCGGGCACCTGCCGCAAGGGTGCGAGGAGCCGTTCGATGCGCTGTTCACCCAAGGGATGGTCACGCACGAGATCTATGTGACGCGCGACGAAAATGACCGGCCTGTCTATCACCTGCCCGAGGATATCGAATGGACCGAATCCGGTGCGCGCCTTGGCGCTTCTGGTGCCCCGGTCGACATCATCCCCTCGGCCAAGATGTCGAAGTCGAAAAAGAACGTGGTCGACCCGGCCAGCATCATCGCAAGCTACGGGGCCGACACGGCACGCTGGTTCGTGCTGAGCGACTCGCCGCCCGAACGGGACGTGGAATGGACCGCCTCGGGCGCCGAGGCGGCCTACAAGCACCTGAGCCGCGTCTGGACCCTGTGTGACCGGATCGGAGCAATGGACAAGGACGCGCCGGGCACGGGCGACGATGATTTGCTGCGCGCCATGCACAAGACCATCCATGACGTGACGATGGGCGTCGAATCCTTTGGTTTCAACGCCGCGATTGCCAAGCTCTATGGCTTCACCGCCACGCTGCAAAAATCGAAGGCAAGCCACGCCGCCCAACGGCAGGCCATCATGACGCTTGCCCAACTCATGGCGCCGATGACGCCGCACCTGGCCGAAGACATCTGGGCGCATCAGGGCGGCGAGGGGCTGATCATCCACGCCCCATGGCCCACAGCAGACGAAGCGATGCTGGTGTCCGACACGGTCACCCTGCCGATCCAGATCAACGGCAAACGGCGCGGCGAAATCACCGTCGCCGCCGATCTGGACAAGGCCGAGGTTGAAAAACTCAGCCTGGCAACCGAAGCTGTGCAAAAGGCCCTGGATGGCGGATCACCGAAGAAAGTGATCGTCGTGCCGGGCCGTATCGTCAACGTGGTGGTCTGATCCGACATGCGCCTGCTTGCTGCCCTCACCCTTGCCCTGACCGTCGCTGCCTGCGGGTTCGAACCGGTCTATGGGCCGGGCGGCACAGGCACGAAGCTGCAGAACCGGGTGCTGGTCGACCCGCCACGCGACCGCGAAGGGTTCCTACTGGTGCGGCAGCTTGAAGAACGTCTGGGGCGCGCCGGCGATCCAACCTACAAGCTGGCCATCGACCTGTCGGTTGCGGAAGAGGCGCGGGCCATCGACCCCGATGGCGACATCCGCCGCTATCACATGATCGGGTCGGCCGCCTTCACGCTGTCGGATGCCGACACGGGTGCCGTTGTCATGTCGGACCTTGTGGATAACTTCGTGGGTTATTCCGCCACCGGCACCACCGTGGCGACCCTGTCGGCACAACGCGATGCGACAGAACGGCTGATGACGATCCTCGCAGACGAAATTGTGCTGCAATTACAAGTCTCCGACCTGTGAAACTGAACACCGGCCAGGCGACGGCGTATTTTGCAAAACCGGACCCGGACGCGGCGGGGCTGTTGATATACGGTGCCGACGGGATGCGGATTGCCCTGAAACGGCAACAGGTCGTGGCGGCGCTGATCGGTCCGCAGGGCGAAGAGGAAATGCGCCTGACACGCATCGCCGCGGGCGATTTGCGCAAGGAACCGGCGCTGCTGCTGGATGCGGTCAAGGCCATGGGATTTTTCCCTGGCCCGCGTGTGGCACTGGTCGAGGATGCCAACGAAAACACCGGGCCGATCATCACCGACGCGCTGTCGGACTGGGCGCCGGGCGACGCGCAGATCGTGGTCACGGCGGGCACGCTGAAACCGACGTCGAAACTGCGCAAGGCGTTCGAGGCACACGCCAAAGCCTATGCCGCTGGCATCTACGACACCCCGCCCACGCGGGACGAAATTGAACGCGACCTGACGGCGGCAGGCATCACGTACCCGCCGCAAGAGGCGATGCACCTGTTGATGGATCTGGCCCGGCAACTGGAGCCGGGGGACTTTCGCCAGACCTTGGAAAAGGTGGGGCTTTATAAACTGAACGATCCCGCCCCGCTCAGCGCCGCGGACATCACCGCCTGCGCGCCCGCCTCGATCGAAGCGGATGTGGACGATGTGCTGCTGGTCGTGGGCGATGGCAATGCCGCGGCCATCGGCCCCGTGATGCAGCGCCTGCAGGCCCAAGGGGTGAACGCCGTGGCCCTGTGCATCGGCGCCATGCGCCACTTTCGATCCCTGCACCGCGCCGCAAGCGACACGTCCGGCCGCCCGCAGATCTGGGGCCCCAACCGCGACAAGATGCTGGCGCAAGCGCGCAACTGGGGCGCCCCCAAGCTGGAACTGGCACTCACCGAATTGACCGACACCGACCTGAAACTCCGCTCAGCCGGTCAAAATGCCCCGGCGCTCGCCTTGGTCGAACGCTGCTTCATCCGCCTGGCCATGCTCGCGCGCAGATAACCCCTTCTTCTGGCTGAAAATACTTCGGGGAGTTTGAGGGGCAGAGCCCCTCATTCACAGAAACAAATCGCGTCGCGCAGCGGCCTTTGGATCACGCTTGTTCCGGGGGCGGCGCGGCGAACATCTCCAGCACCTCGGCTTCGGTCATCACATGCCGCCCGTCGCCCGCAAAGGCATAGCCATCGGGCTTGCGGTCGATAAAGATCTCGCCCGTCAGCGCGATGCCGGACGGGTCGTCGAAACTGCCCATGCCCACATGCATTTCCCCGTTCATCGGTCCGGGGGCGGTGACGCGGTAGAACAGGGACGATCCGCAGGTCTTGCAAAACACCCGTTCCGCCCAGGGCGAGGAGGTATAGACCGACAGGTTGTCCGCGCCCTCGATCTCCATCGCGCCCTTCGGAACCTGAATGCCCAGATAGACGCCGCCCGACCATTTGCGGCACATGCTGCAATGGCAGGCCCCCGTTTCAGTGACAGGTTTGGTGACGGTGAACCTGACCGCGCCGCAGACGCAGGACCCTGTTTGTGACATTGAAACCTCCTGTTATATGCCCTTTCACAGCAGCCTAGCAGCGCGGCGTGACAATTTCTGACAGCAGCGTTCTGGTTTGGGCCGCGTCCTGCAGCGCGGCATCCCGGCTGTCAAAAGTGGCACCTGTCGCGCCGCATCGGCCGTCTTAGGGTGTCAGATAGCGCACGGCGCCCTGCCCGGCCCATCGTCCGGTGGCGAGGCAGGCGGTGAGCAGGTAGCCGCCTGTGGGCGCTTCCCAATCCAGCATCTCGCCCGCGCAAAACACGCCCGGTGTTGACCGCAGCATGAGTGTGTCATCCAGTGCCGCCCCTGGCACGCCGCCCGCCGTCGAGATCGCCTCGTCCATCGGGCGCAGGCCGGTATGTGCCACGCGCAGTTTCTTCAGCCGCCGGGCGGTGCGCAGCGTGTCGTCGGGCCAGGGCCGCCCCCATTCCTGCGCCAGCGCGATCTTGAGCGGGGAGAGTTTGAGCACCTTGCGCAGGTGGTTGGAAAAGCTCGCCTTGCCGCGCGGGCGGGCCAGACGCCGTGCCGCGTCGTCGACGCTGAGGTCAGGCAACAGGTCGAGGAACAACTCCGCCCCCTCGCGCACACCGCGCGAGACAGAGTAGATGCCACCGCCCTCAAGCCCGCGCCACGAGGCGATGGCTTCGCCGCGGGACCGGTAGGGGCCAGCGCGCCAGCCGACCCCCTTGATCGGCTGGCCCATGTGCTTGTGCATATGCGGTGACCAGTGGACCGAGAGGGCCGCGTTTGAGGCGGCGAACGGCGCCGTATTGATGCCGATCCAGTCAGCCCAGGCGCCGTCCGAGCCGAGCCGCGCCCAGCTTGCGCCGCCGCAGGCCAGGATCGTTGCGTCTGTTTCGATTGTGAGGGTTTCGCCATCGGGGCCGGTGATGCGCGGTGATGATCCGTCCCAGCCGGTCCAGCGGTGGCGGGGGCGGATCGTGACGCCCAGACCCTCCAACCGCTGCAACCACGCGCGCAGCAGGGGGGAGGCTTTCATGGCCGTGGGGAAGACGCGGCCGGTGGAGCCCGCGAACATCTCTTGCCCCAGCCCCTCGCCCCAGGCGGTGATCGCGTCGGCATCCCATGCGCGCAGGGCGGGGGTGAGCCAGGGGGCCGCTTCGGTGTAGTGGGGGAGCATCGCCGCCACGTCTTCGGCCTTGGTCAGGTTCAGGCCCGACTTGCCCGCCATCAGGAACTTGCGTGCGACCGTTGGCTTGGCCTCGAACACCGTGACGCTCAGTCCGGCTTCTGCCATCACCTCGGCTGCGGCAAGGCCCGCGGGTCCGCCGCCGATGACGGCCACGTGGGTCACAGAGGCGTGGTCCGCAACTCGCCCTTCATCTCGACCACGCGGTGCGGATAGGGGATTTCAATGTCGTGTTCTTTCAGCGCGTTCCAGATCGCGAAGAGCACGTGGCTTTTGTACTTGTTCTTGCCGTCGTCGATGCCGTTGACCCAGTATTCGACGGCGAAGTCGATGCCGCTGTCGCCAAAGCCGACCAATTCGCAATCCGGGCCCTCGGGCGTGTCCAGAACAAAGTCCAGCTTGGACACGGCGGTGTTGATGATGTCGGGCACGGCGTTGATGTCGGTGTTGTAGCTGACGGAAAAGGGCGCCTCGTACCGGTTGGCGGAGCCGCTGTCGGAGTAGTTGACGACGCGGGTGGTGATGAAATCCTCGTTCGGGACGACGATCCAGCGGCCGTCATAGGTCTCGAGGATAGCGGCGCGGGCCGTCATTTTTACGATTGTGCCTGCCTCTCCGCCGTCGAGTTCGACATAGTCGCCGACGGTGGCCTGCCCCTCGACCAGAAGGATCACGCCGGAGATGAAATTCGACGCGATCTTTTGCAGGCCAAAGCCCAAGCCCACGCCGATGGCCCCGCCCAGCACGGCAAGGGCGGACAGGTTGATGCCCATGATGTTCATCAGCACCAGGAAGGCGACGCCGAAGATCAGGAACTCAACTGATTTTGCCACGAGCTGACGCAGGGAGGGCCGCATTTCCTCCTGCCGTTGGATAAAGGTGCTGGACTGGCTGTTGGACCATTGGCCCAGCCAGAAGATCACGCCGCCCACGGCCAGGAATTGCAGAAGCCACAGCAGGTTGAAGGACAGGTTGCCCAGCGGCACCACGGTTGCTTCGAGCCGGGTTGCGACCGGTCCGAGCAGCGCGAGCGCATAGAGCGCCGCGATGGGGATCAGGATGTAACGCCCCAGCAGCTTCAGGAACGGGTCGGAGATGATATCCCGCACCATTGCCCGCACGGCGAGGAACAGGAACACCCGCTTGCCAAAGGCGATGACCGCGCCGCTGTCAAAGATCGAGCGGACGACGCTTTCGCCGATGCCGGTCAGGACATAGGCCATCAGCGGCAACACCAGCGGCAGGAATTGCGCCACGAAGCGCCGCGCCTTGGCCAGAACCGTGTCGCTGTCACCGGGATCGAGCAGGCGGGCCAGTGCCGGGCGTAGGCGCCGGGTGATCACCACGGCGGCCAGATAGGCGACGATCAGCAACGCGAATTGCGACCATGCCGCCGGGCTGAGCAGCCACGTCAGCGCCAGTTCCCACCCTTGCAGCGCATAGCCTGCGATGGTCTGCACAATCTCGGGCTGGCTTTCGAGATCAAACTCCACGGGTGCACCTCTTGCCTCGTCCTTACACCGCGCCAATTGTCACGGACGCCCCCGCTTGCGCAAGGAAACATGGCCCTGTCCGATCCGATCTGTCCCTTATGTGGCCGTCCCATCCCACCCGATGCGCCGCAAAGCCTGCATCACCTGATCCCGAAACTGAAAGGGGGCAAGGGCGGGCCGGTGGTGTTGTTGCACCACATCTGCCACCGGGAAATTCATGCGACACTGACAGAGGCCGAACTGGCCCGCGACTACAACACGCCAGAGGCGCTGCGCAGCCATCCGCGGCTTGCCAAGTTCTATGCCTGGGTGGCCAAGCGCCCGCCCGGCTTTGCATCAAAGGTGCCTGGGGCGCGCCGCAAACGCTAGCGCTTGCGCGGTGTGCGATCCTGAGCGTGCTTTTCATCAATCTGGGCGCTGACCTGGATCAGCACATCCGAGACGAGCAAACGCACCCGTTCGGACGTCGTCAGGTCCCGCTCAGTCTTGGGAGCGGGGCGGGGGTCGCGTTTAACACGCACTATGCGGTTGTCACGGGCCATCGGTGCAACCTTACATCGTGTAACACTCCGTTGACAACGATCCTGTTGGAATGGAGGACCCGCCCCTCAGCACATCGCCTTGATCTTGCGTGCCGTGTCCGGAGTGGCCGCCGATATGTCGGCACAGAGGTCGCGGGCCCGCGCCATCACATCGCCGTCTTCGACGATATCGTCGACCAGTCCGAACCCGAGCGCCTGAGCCGCCGTGATCTTTTGCCCGGCGAGGAAGATCATCTTGGTCCGCGCAGGGCCGATCAGGGCCGCCATGCGTGGCGGGTCGCTGGGTTGCGGCAGATAGCCCAGCTTCATCACCGGGTAGAAGAACTTGGCCGAAGGCACGGCGATCCGCATGTCGCAGGCCAGAGCCATGCCCGTCGCCCCGCCCGCGACCGTGCCGTTGAGCGCGGCAATCGTCAGGCCGGGCAGTGCTGCGAGCGCGCCCGACAGCTCCTCCCACAAGGGGGAGGTGGCGAGGCCCGCGCGCGCGGCGTCGAGGTCGGCCCCGGCGCTGAACACTTTGCCCGTGCCCGTCAGGATCACGGCGGCCGCATCTTTGGCATCGCGGGCGGCGTCGCGCAGGTCGATGAGCATCTGTTCGGTCAGCGCGCCCGCCTTGTCGGGGCGGTTGATCGTGATGGTCCAGATTGGGTCCGTCCGGTCGATCGTGATCATGTGAGGCCCACCCGTGTGCGGATGTCAGGATCGCGCAGAGAGATTTCCTGTCCAAGCCATGCGTCAGCGTCTGGAGAGCACATCCAGAGGAGTGCCCGTGCGGGCCAGTCCGCCGGAATGTGGTCGGACCAGTCAAGCTGGCTGACCGGGTTGATGCCGCTTGCCTTGATCTCGCGCTGCATCTGGGTGGCGACGGTGCCGGGCGACAGGCCCATGGCGCGGATGCCTGCCGGGCCGTTTTCCTTGTCGACACAGCGGGTCAGCATGGCGGCCCCCGCCTTGGAGGCGCAGTAATGCGACCATGCCTCAACCGGGCCGTGGGCCGCACCCGAACTGATGGTCAGGATCGTGCCTGCCCCCGCTTGCAGCATCACGGGCAGGGCCGCGCGCATGCCGTAGAAGACACCCTTGAGGTTGATGTCGATGACGTGGCCCCAGTCGCCCGGGTCCGC from Tateyamaria omphalii encodes:
- a CDS encoding TIGR03862 family flavoprotein, which codes for MTHVAVIGGGPAGLAAAEVMAEAGLSVTVFEAKPTVARKFLMAGKSGLNLTKAEDVAAMLPHYTEAAPWLTPALRAWDADAITAWGEGLGQEMFAGSTGRVFPTAMKASPLLRAWLQRLEGLGVTIRPRHRWTGWDGSSPRITGPDGETLTIETDATILACGGASWARLGSDGAWADWIGINTAPFAASNAALSVHWSPHMHKHMGQPIKGVGWRAGPYRSRGEAIASWRGLEGGGIYSVSRGVREGAELFLDLLPDLSVDDAARRLARPRGKASFSNHLRKVLKLSPLKIALAQEWGRPWPDDTLRTARRLKKLRVAHTGLRPMDEAISTAGGVPGAALDDTLMLRSTPGVFCAGEMLDWEAPTGGYLLTACLATGRWAGQGAVRYLTP
- the holA gene encoding DNA polymerase III subunit delta, with the translated sequence MKLNTGQATAYFAKPDPDAAGLLIYGADGMRIALKRQQVVAALIGPQGEEEMRLTRIAAGDLRKEPALLLDAVKAMGFFPGPRVALVEDANENTGPIITDALSDWAPGDAQIVVTAGTLKPTSKLRKAFEAHAKAYAAGIYDTPPTRDEIERDLTAAGITYPPQEAMHLLMDLARQLEPGDFRQTLEKVGLYKLNDPAPLSAADITACAPASIEADVDDVLLVVGDGNAAAIGPVMQRLQAQGVNAVALCIGAMRHFRSLHRAASDTSGRPQIWGPNRDKMLAQARNWGAPKLELALTELTDTDLKLRSAGQNAPALALVERCFIRLAMLARR
- a CDS encoding SDR family oxidoreductase, whose translation is MHDMSEKTVLITGASRGIGADTARAFAGAGANVALVARGADAIGALADDIGPQAIALPCDVSDFAAVNDAVTQTVAKFGSLDVLIGNAGVIEPISHLATADPGDWGHVIDINLKGVFYGMRAALPVMLQAGAGTILTISSGAAHGPVEAWSHYCASKAGAAMLTRCVDKENGPAGIRAMGLSPGTVATQMQREIKASGINPVSQLDWSDHIPADWPARALLWMCSPDADAWLGQEISLRDPDIRTRVGLT
- the lptE gene encoding LPS assembly lipoprotein LptE, giving the protein MRLLAALTLALTVAACGFEPVYGPGGTGTKLQNRVLVDPPRDREGFLLVRQLEERLGRAGDPTYKLAIDLSVAEEARAIDPDGDIRRYHMIGSAAFTLSDADTGAVVMSDLVDNFVGYSATGTTVATLSAQRDATERLMTILADEIVLQLQVSDL
- a CDS encoding enoyl-CoA hydratase/isomerase family protein, with the translated sequence MITIDRTDPIWTITINRPDKAGALTEQMLIDLRDAARDAKDAAAVILTGTGKVFSAGADLDAARAGLATSPLWEELSGALAALPGLTIAALNGTVAGGATGMALACDMRIAVPSAKFFYPVMKLGYLPQPSDPPRMAALIGPARTKMIFLAGQKITAAQALGFGLVDDIVEDGDVMARARDLCADISAATPDTARKIKAMC
- the leuS gene encoding leucine--tRNA ligase produces the protein MAPYTPSEIEARWQAAWDEAGVFQATRSADKPKYYVLEMFPYPSGRIHMGHVRNYTMGDVIARYKMSTGHNVLHPMGWDAFGMPAENAAMAIGGHPKTWTYDNIADMRGQMKPLGLSIDWSREFATCDPEYYGQQQALFLDMLEAGLVYRKNAQVNWDPVDMTVLANEQVIDGKGWRSGAEVERRALTQWFFKISDMAGELKDALSGLENWPAKVRLMQENWIGESRGIEITFDRTDGNGTIQCYSTRPDTMRGASFIAVAPDHPVAKALEADNPDLAAFVDACRKMDTTEAAMEKAEKKGVDTGLRVKHPVYADVELPVWIGNFVLMDYGTGAVFGCPAHDQRDLDFARKYGLPVQNAFYMPGAEVEVGDEALVPAKTEPVVYIDHFAGIAEATSQQGIDATIDYFEAHGLGQGQVQYRLRDWGLSRQRYWGCPIPVVHCDDCGVVPEKTENLPVELPDDVTFDIPGNPLDRHPTWRDVPCPACGKPARRETDTMDTFVDSSWYFARFTAPRADKPTDLDDAAYWMNVDQYIGGIEHAILHLLYSRFFSRAMRITGHLPQGCEEPFDALFTQGMVTHEIYVTRDENDRPVYHLPEDIEWTESGARLGASGAPVDIIPSAKMSKSKKNVVDPASIIASYGADTARWFVLSDSPPERDVEWTASGAEAAYKHLSRVWTLCDRIGAMDKDAPGTGDDDLLRAMHKTIHDVTMGVESFGFNAAIAKLYGFTATLQKSKASHAAQRQAIMTLAQLMAPMTPHLAEDIWAHQGGEGLIIHAPWPTADEAMLVSDTVTLPIQINGKRRGEITVAADLDKAEVEKLSLATEAVQKALDGGSPKKVIVVPGRIVNVVV
- a CDS encoding GFA family protein — translated: MSQTGSCVCGAVRFTVTKPVTETGACHCSMCRKWSGGVYLGIQVPKGAMEIEGADNLSVYTSSPWAERVFCKTCGSSLFYRVTAPGPMNGEMHVGMGSFDDPSGIALTGEIFIDRKPDGYAFAGDGRHVMTEAEVLEMFAAPPPEQA
- a CDS encoding HNH endonuclease, producing MALSDPICPLCGRPIPPDAPQSLHHLIPKLKGGKGGPVVLLHHICHREIHATLTEAELARDYNTPEALRSHPRLAKFYAWVAKRPPGFASKVPGARRKR
- a CDS encoding mechanosensitive ion channel family protein, with translation MEFDLESQPEIVQTIAGYALQGWELALTWLLSPAAWSQFALLIVAYLAAVVITRRLRPALARLLDPGDSDTVLAKARRFVAQFLPLVLPLMAYVLTGIGESVVRSIFDSGAVIAFGKRVFLFLAVRAMVRDIISDPFLKLLGRYILIPIAALYALALLGPVATRLEATVVPLGNLSFNLLWLLQFLAVGGVIFWLGQWSNSQSSTFIQRQEEMRPSLRQLVAKSVEFLIFGVAFLVLMNIMGINLSALAVLGGAIGVGLGFGLQKIASNFISGVILLVEGQATVGDYVELDGGEAGTIVKMTARAAILETYDGRWIVVPNEDFITTRVVNYSDSGSANRYEAPFSVSYNTDINAVPDIINTAVSKLDFVLDTPEGPDCELVGFGDSGIDFAVEYWVNGIDDGKNKYKSHVLFAIWNALKEHDIEIPYPHRVVEMKGELRTTPL